From a single Lolium rigidum isolate FL_2022 chromosome 7, APGP_CSIRO_Lrig_0.1, whole genome shotgun sequence genomic region:
- the LOC124678282 gene encoding probable inactive receptor kinase At1g48480: MPPPLAAVLALLLALAAGSARGADDLASDTAALRAFIAPFGSASVHWIGQETCSWTGVVCTDGRVTGLHLPGDGLRGSFPAGALGGLTRLTVLSLRYNALSGPLPADLASCVRLRVVNLQSNHLSGELPAAILSLPALTQLNLAENRFSGKIPPTIAKNRRLQALFLEGNLFTGELPDVNMPALLSLNVSFNNLTGEVPEGFGGMPAASFLGMPLCGKPLPPCATPPSSQPPALPPGTAVAVTPGRRGRRHLRGGDIAGIVIGCAVGFLLLAAALVLVCAAIRRKPRGTAYRSQDAVAAELALHSKEAMSPNGYTPRVSDARPPPPAPMLPPVGPVAVGKKKLFFFGRVPRPYDLEDLLRASAEVLGKGTYGTTYKAALEIAPAVAVKRLKETSLPEREFRDKIAAIGGMDHPNVVPLQAYYFSKDERLMVYEFVATGSLSSMLHGNRGSGRSPLSWESRRRIALASARGLEYIHATGSRVAHGNIKSSNILLGRSVDARVADHGLASLVGPAGAPSMRVAGYRAPEVVADPRRLSQKADVYSFGVLLLEMLTGKAPTNAVLHDEGVDLPRWARSVVREEWTSEVFDTELLRHPGAEEEMVEMLRLAMDCTVTVPEQRPAMPEIAVRIEELAGTPSSGRPGGRSVSVDEADDRPLKPAGSMRES; this comes from the exons ATgcctccgccgctcgccgccgtgcTGGCGCTGCTCCTGGCGCTGGCCGCCGGCTCGGCCCGCGGCGCCGACGACCTGGCGTCCGACACCGCGGCGCTGCGGGCCTTCATCGCGCCGTTCGGCTCGGCGTCCGTGCACTGGATCGGCCAGGAGACGTGCAGCTGGACGGGCGTCGTCTGCACCGACGGCCGCGTCACGGGGCTCCACCTCCCCGGAGACGGCCTCCGCGgctccttccccgccggcgcgctcGGCGGCCTCACCAGGCTCACCGTGCTCTCGCTCCGCTACAACGCGCTCTCCGGGCCCCTCCCCGCCGACCTGGCCTCCTGCGTCCGCCTCCGGGTCGTCAACCTGCAGTCAAACCACCTCTCCGGCGAGCTCCCCGCCGCGATCCTCTCCCTCCCGGCGCTCACGCAGCTCAACCTCGCCGAGAACCGCTTCTCGGGGAAGATCCCGCCCACCATTGCCAAGAACCGGAGGCTGCAGGCGCTCTTCCTCGAGGGCAACCTCTTCACCGGCGAGCTGCCGGACGTCAACATGCCGGCCCTCCTCTCCCTGAACGTCTCCTTCAACAACCTCACCGGCGAGGTCCCCGAAGGCTTCGGGGGCATGCCGGCGGCGTCTTTCCTCGGCATGCCGCTGTGCGGCAAGCCCCTCCCGCCGTGCGCAACACCACCGTCGTCCCAGCCCCCCGCGCTCCCGCCCGGAACCGCCGTCGCGGTAACGCCCGGCAGGCGAGGACGGCGACACCTCCGCGGCGGCGACATCGCGGGCATTGTCATCGGCTGCGCAGTCGGCTTCCTGCTTCTCGCGGCCGCCCTCGTCCTTGTCTGCGCCGCCATCCGCCGCAAGCCGAGAGGAACCGCGTACCGCAGCCAGGACGCCGTCGCAGCGGAGCTGGCACTGCACAGCAAAGAGGCGATGAGCCCCAACGGCTACACTCCGCGGGTCTCCGACGcgcggccgcctcctcccgctccaATGCTGCCTCCGGTCGGCCCCGTCGCCGTGGGCAAGAAGAAGCTCTTCTTCTTCGGGAGGGTGCCGAGGCCGTACGACCTCGAGGACCTGCTCCGCGCGTCCGCAGAGGTTCTTGGCAAGGGCACGTACGGAACCACGTACAAGGCCGCGCTCGAGATCGCGCCGGCCGTGGCAGTGAAGCGCCTCAAGGAGACGTCGCTGCCGGAGCGCGAGTTCCGGGACAAGATCGCGGCCATCGGCGGGATGGACCACCCCAACGTCGTGCCCCTGCAGGCCTACTACTTCAGCAAGGACGAGCGGCTCATGGTGTACGAGTTCGTCGCCACCGGCAGCCTCTCCTCCATGCTTCACG GCAACCGTGGCTCCGGGCGATCGCCGCTGAGCTGGGAGTCGAGGCGGCGGATCGCGCTGGCGTCGGCGCGCGGGCTGGAGTACATCCACGCGACGGGGTCCAGGGTGGCGCACGGCAACATCAAGTCGTCCAACATCCTGCTCGGCCGGTCGGTGGACGCGCGGGTGGCGGACCACGGCCTGGCGAGCCTGGTCGGCCCCGCCGGCGCGCCGTCGATGCGCGTGGCCGGGTACCGCGCGCCGGAGGTGGTGGCGGACCCTCGGCGGCTGTCGCAGAAGGCGGACGTGTACAGCTTCGGGGTGCTGCTGCTGGAGATGCTGACGGGCAAGGCGCCGACGAACGCCGTGCTGCACGACGAGGGCGTGGACCTGCCGCGGTGGGCGCGGTCCGTGGTGCGCGAGGAGTGGACGTCCGAGGTGTTCGACACGGAGCTGCTGCGGCACCCGGGCGCCGAGGAGGAGATGGTGGAGATGCTGCGGCTGGCCATGGACTGCACCGTCACGGTCCCGGAGCAGCGGCCCGCCATGCCGGAGATCGCCGTCCGCATCGAGGAGCTCGCCGGGACGCCGTCGTCGGGCCGGCCTGGGGGACGGAGCGTGTCCGTTGATGAGGCCGACGATCGGCCGCTCAAGCCCGCCGGGTCGATGCGAGAGAGCTGA